In Alteribacillus bidgolensis, a genomic segment contains:
- a CDS encoding xylulokinase has translation MKNNRADINQKITKGETSLGIEFGSTRIKAVLIDKDFKTIATGSYAWENRLENGFWTYNLVDVITGLQTAYSEMKQEVERIYGITIRKIGSIGISAMMHGYMAFDNTGELLVPFRTWRNGTTSVAANELTDKFQFNIPERWSIAHLYQAILDEEKHLPRVDYITTLAGFIHWLLTGNKVIGIGDASGMFPIDELTQDYNESMVKQFDELIAAKGYSWKLEDILPKVYLSGEEAGELTDIGAKILDRSENLQPGIPFCPPEGDAGTGMVATNSVRKRTGNVSVGTSVFAMIVLEKELSKVYPEIDLVTTPDGSPVGMVHANNCSSDINAWMGLFHEFYEAMGQKVETDELFNVMFNQALEADADGGGLLSYGYFSGENITGFEEGRPLFVRSPENNFNLANFMRTHLFTAFGALKIGMDILIKKEHVIVNSILGHGGLFKTPIVGQKIVAAAMNTPVSVMETAGEGGAWGIAILASYMTNKEQDESLEDFLDKRVFSGVEVQEIHPDRFDVEGFEKFIERYKEGLVIERTAVDNLVENWRG, from the coding sequence TTGAAAAATAATCGAGCAGACATTAATCAAAAGATTACTAAAGGTGAGACATCACTTGGAATCGAATTCGGGTCGACACGTATTAAAGCGGTATTGATCGATAAGGATTTTAAAACGATTGCAACTGGTAGTTATGCTTGGGAAAACCGATTGGAAAACGGATTTTGGACGTACAACTTAGTGGATGTTATCACTGGATTGCAAACAGCTTATAGTGAAATGAAACAAGAAGTTGAACGGATTTATGGAATAACTATTCGGAAAATCGGTTCAATTGGAATTTCTGCAATGATGCACGGCTATATGGCTTTTGACAACACAGGTGAGCTACTAGTGCCATTTCGGACATGGCGTAACGGAACAACCAGTGTTGCTGCCAATGAATTAACGGATAAATTTCAATTCAATATTCCGGAACGTTGGAGTATCGCCCACCTTTATCAAGCGATTTTAGATGAAGAGAAACATTTACCACGCGTTGATTATATCACCACATTAGCTGGATTTATTCACTGGTTACTGACTGGTAATAAAGTAATCGGGATTGGAGATGCTTCGGGAATGTTTCCGATTGATGAATTAACACAAGACTACAATGAATCGATGGTTAAGCAGTTTGATGAATTAATCGCGGCCAAAGGTTATTCCTGGAAGCTAGAAGATATTCTCCCTAAAGTTTATCTGTCAGGCGAGGAAGCTGGTGAATTGACAGATATCGGAGCGAAAATTCTAGATAGATCAGAAAATTTACAACCAGGTATTCCATTTTGCCCGCCTGAAGGTGATGCGGGGACAGGCATGGTTGCTACTAATAGTGTGAGGAAACGTACAGGAAACGTTTCAGTAGGAACCTCAGTTTTTGCCATGATTGTGTTAGAGAAGGAGCTTTCAAAAGTATATCCGGAAATCGATTTGGTAACTACTCCAGACGGTAGTCCAGTTGGAATGGTTCATGCGAATAACTGTTCAAGTGATATCAATGCCTGGATGGGATTGTTCCATGAATTTTATGAGGCAATGGGACAAAAGGTGGAAACGGATGAGTTATTCAATGTGATGTTCAATCAAGCGTTGGAAGCTGATGCGGATGGTGGTGGATTGCTTAGCTACGGTTATTTCTCAGGTGAGAATATCACTGGATTTGAGGAAGGGCGTCCACTATTTGTTCGTTCGCCTGAGAATAATTTTAACTTAGCAAACTTTATGCGAACCCATCTATTTACCGCTTTTGGTGCTTTGAAAATTGGAATGGACATTTTGATAAAGAAAGAACATGTCATAGTTAATAGCATCCTAGGTCATGGTGGTTTGTTTAAAACCCCTATTGTCGGACAAAAAATTGTGGCTGCTGCCATGAATACCCCTGTTTCCGTTATGGAAACAGCAGGAGAAGGTGGTGCCTGGGGAATTGCTATTCTTGCTTCTTACATGACGAACAAAGAGCAAGATGAAAGTTTAGAAGATTTCCTCGATAAAAGAGTTTTTTCCGGAGTTGAGGTACAAGAAATTCACCCAGATCGATTTGATGTTGAAGGGTTTGAAAAATTTATCGAACGATACAAAGAAGGATTAGTGATTGAGCGGACCGCTGTAGATAATCTAGTGGAAAACTGGAGGGGTTGA
- a CDS encoding GntR family transcriptional regulator: MKPKYQILIDDIKSKILSGEYDIGERIPTESALQEMYSVSRQTVRKAILELSNEGFLKSEKGSGTYVSNQYQSKSSGKSNNKTIGVITTYISDYIFPSIIRGIEGRLNEENYSLLLASTNNDVEQEKKALEMMLSFGVDGLIVEPTKSNLYNPNIAYYLSFKEQDVPFTMINAYYEELEVPFFCLDDVKSSYIATKELISKGHTHIGLISKIDDLQGKYRMKGYIKALGETKLRFQPEHVLSFDTETKLDLYTNLKEFLTENRDELTAIVCYNDEVGLEVVNVCKQLGISIPDELSIIGQDNSYIARNANIKLTTLTHPQEQMGRDAADWVIKKIQGNKDLPNETYYQPVLIEGVTVKELE, translated from the coding sequence ATGAAACCAAAATATCAGATCCTCATTGATGATATAAAAAGTAAAATTCTTTCAGGAGAATACGACATAGGAGAACGAATCCCTACGGAATCCGCCCTGCAGGAAATGTATAGTGTTAGTAGACAAACAGTTCGAAAAGCTATTTTAGAACTATCAAATGAGGGATTCTTAAAAAGTGAAAAGGGATCAGGGACTTATGTAAGTAATCAATATCAGTCAAAATCCAGCGGGAAATCCAATAATAAAACAATAGGTGTAATCACCACTTATATTTCGGATTACATTTTCCCCTCTATCATTCGTGGTATTGAAGGAAGATTGAACGAGGAAAATTATTCGTTACTGTTAGCCAGTACAAATAATGATGTAGAACAAGAAAAGAAGGCTCTGGAGATGATGTTGTCATTCGGAGTGGATGGTTTGATTGTTGAACCTACGAAAAGCAATCTATACAATCCTAATATTGCTTATTACCTATCGTTCAAGGAACAGGATGTTCCTTTCACCATGATTAATGCTTATTATGAAGAATTAGAGGTGCCTTTCTTTTGTCTTGATGACGTAAAGTCTAGCTATATCGCAACAAAAGAATTGATTTCCAAAGGTCACACACACATTGGACTTATTTCAAAAATAGATGATTTACAAGGAAAGTATCGAATGAAGGGCTATATCAAAGCACTTGGAGAAACAAAATTACGGTTTCAACCAGAGCATGTGCTTTCTTTCGATACAGAAACAAAACTGGACTTATACACTAACTTAAAGGAGTTTCTAACCGAGAATAGAGACGAGTTGACTGCAATTGTTTGCTACAATGACGAAGTTGGATTAGAAGTAGTAAATGTATGCAAACAACTTGGAATTTCGATCCCTGATGAATTGTCAATAATTGGACAGGACAACTCTTATATTGCCAGAAACGCTAATATCAAACTAACAACATTAACACACCCACAAGAACAAATGGGGCGTGACGCAGCAGATTGGGTCATTAAAAAAATACAGGGAAACAAGGATTTACCAAACGAAACCTATTATCAACCAGTGTTAATAGAAGGCGTAACTGTAAAAGAGTTAGAATAA